GGGCGGACAGGCGGTGCTGTTCGCGGCGGTGGGACGCGACGCCGCCGGCCGGCGACTGCGGAGTATGGCCGAAGGGGCGGGCATCGAGATCGGGGCCTTGCCGGTCGTGCCACATCGCCCCACGACAGTTAAGTACCGCGTTTTCGCCCGCAACAAGCAAGTGCTGCGCTGCGATTGTGAAACGAATGCCGTGGCGGCGCCGGCGGTTTCCCGCGCCCTGCTGGCTGGACTGAAAAAGGCAACGGCTGATGCCGTAGTCCTTTCCGATTACGCCAAAGGAATGATTACCCCCGTGCTCGTCAGGGGCGTCGCTACATTGTGTGCGGAGCGCGGGCTACCGTGGTGCGTGGATCCCAAGCTGCCCGCGCTGCGTTATCGCGGCGCGACGGTATTGAAGCCCAATCGCAGCGAGCTTGAGGCCTTGACGGGCCTGCCTACGGGTACCGACCGCGAGTTGCGGCGGGCGGCGGCGCGGCTGCTGCGCCGGCACGGCTGCGCGTATGTACTCGTCACACGGGGGGCGGAGGGCATGGCGCTGCTGGGCGCGGACGGGCGTGAGCGCTGGATTGACGGACGAGGCCAGGCGGTGGCAGATGTGACCGGGGCGGGCGACACGGTCAGCGCGGTAGTGGGGCTCGGTCTTGCCGCAGGATTGCCCCTGGCGGCAATTGCGGAGCTGGCCAATCGCGCCGGGGCCTACGTGGTTAGCCAGCCGGGCGTGGCCT
The sequence above is drawn from the Acidobacteriota bacterium genome and encodes:
- a CDS encoding D-glycero-beta-D-manno-heptose-7-phosphate kinase, coding for MASVAPLERHLRTLRGRRVAVIGDAMLDVSLWGDATRISPEAPVPVVLLERQSWALGGAANVAANITALGGQAVLFAAVGRDAAGRRLRSMAEGAGIEIGALPVVPHRPTTVKYRVFARNKQVLRCDCETNAVAAPAVSRALLAGLKKATADAVVLSDYAKGMITPVLVRGVATLCAERGLPWCVDPKLPALRYRGATVLKPNRSELEALTGLPTGTDRELRRAAARLLRRHGCAYVLVTRGAEGMALLGADGRERWIDGRGQAVADVTGAGDTVSAVVGLGLAAGLPLAAIAELANRAGAYVVSQPGVALARPENLA